From a single Vibrio toranzoniae genomic region:
- a CDS encoding PaaI family thioesterase: MLTNLQKANLYLTMFGMFKVPLIWLCRPKLLALDDQHVELKIPLKRRTKNHLNSMYFGVLAVGADVAGGFLAMSKSQQQGEKISLAFKEVTGNFLKRPEGDVHFTCNDGELINTMLAETISTGARVNQPVTIIATCPSLHGDEPMAEFQLTLSIKKVHAGK; the protein is encoded by the coding sequence ATGCTAACTAATCTACAAAAAGCTAATCTCTACTTAACTATGTTTGGTATGTTTAAAGTGCCGTTAATTTGGTTATGTAGGCCGAAGTTACTCGCTCTTGATGATCAGCATGTCGAGCTTAAGATTCCTCTCAAAAGAAGAACTAAGAACCACTTAAATAGTATGTATTTTGGTGTACTAGCAGTGGGAGCTGATGTCGCGGGAGGCTTTCTTGCTATGAGTAAATCCCAGCAGCAAGGAGAGAAGATTTCTCTGGCGTTTAAAGAGGTAACAGGCAACTTTTTGAAACGCCCTGAAGGTGATGTACATTTCACGTGTAATGACGGTGAGCTCATCAATACTATGTTAGCCGAAACGATTTCGACTGGAGCGCGTGTTAACCAACCCGTGACTATTATCGCTACCTGTCCATCTTTGCATGGTGATGAACCGATGGCCGAGTTTCAGTTAACACTTTCTATTAAGAAAGTGCATGCTGGAAAATAG